Proteins from a genomic interval of Rhizobium rhododendri:
- a CDS encoding ParA family protein: MTVKPLSLAISTFKGGAGKSTLNINLAAEFAQQGHRTLLIDCDEQESSTRWYNVSTKRGLLPTNGTLLHLRVAPEDRFVDRLADAPEADIRIYDVGGYVHQRAIDVYYECDAVLIPVIPEPTAATSAIKVATILKEISRKRAEGPIPYAAIWNYVDMIALKHNRSLPEVHAILTSGRIPVVDTVVRKSNHFSDVGAGFGSLYSKLASIENNPVLTPSAKRRASESVLDAIDLVKRINNEFINLLQVEAA; the protein is encoded by the coding sequence ATGACAGTCAAACCACTCTCGCTAGCCATCTCGACGTTCAAGGGCGGTGCCGGAAAATCGACCTTGAACATCAATCTCGCAGCCGAATTTGCCCAACAAGGACACCGGACGCTGCTGATCGATTGCGATGAACAGGAGTCATCGACGCGCTGGTACAATGTCTCCACGAAAAGGGGACTTCTTCCGACCAACGGGACCCTGCTGCATCTACGCGTGGCTCCGGAGGACAGGTTTGTGGATCGCCTGGCCGACGCACCGGAGGCCGATATCCGGATCTATGATGTCGGCGGATATGTCCATCAACGCGCAATCGACGTTTATTATGAGTGTGATGCTGTTCTTATCCCGGTTATACCGGAGCCGACGGCCGCGACCTCGGCCATCAAGGTGGCGACAATCCTGAAGGAGATTTCCAGAAAGCGGGCTGAGGGACCAATTCCGTACGCTGCGATCTGGAACTATGTCGACATGATCGCGCTCAAACACAACCGCTCGCTGCCCGAGGTTCACGCCATCCTCACAAGCGGCAGAATTCCGGTAGTGGACACTGTTGTTCGCAAGAGCAACCACTTCAGCGATGTCGGAGCCGGCTTCGGCTCGCTCTATTCGAAGCTCGCCAGCATAGAGAATAATCCGGTGCTGACGCCGTCGGCAAAGCGTCGCGCCTCCGAGAGCGTTCTCGACGCGATAGATCTTGTAAAAAGGATCAACAACGAATTCATCAACCTACTGCAGGTGGAGGCCGCATAG
- a CDS encoding thermonuclease family protein, producing MNPGAWWFNCLFFCTFANATMAIALAAQDDTAAKFVSEYQTAYAQGQDLVPASQTPLDTSSLATRLHLQTIRPQSALGGSAFLASDGTVVKLAGAQGCLSTEQIAFAGLQATCAMISLAGLIAVLAEAKAAAGDAFPCHVLGQNRGTPPVHYAECFFNKDGAVQSISETLIGRGLAFAARDRAGWPIFPDYAKVEEDAHRKRVGIWANTYFVHPYGERHRANPSMK from the coding sequence ATGAATCCTGGCGCGTGGTGGTTTAACTGCTTATTCTTCTGCACATTTGCCAATGCGACGATGGCCATTGCGCTCGCAGCACAGGATGATACGGCTGCGAAGTTCGTCAGCGAATATCAAACGGCCTATGCCCAGGGGCAAGATCTTGTTCCTGCATCGCAGACGCCCCTCGATACGTCATCGCTTGCCACGCGACTTCATCTTCAAACAATCAGACCTCAGAGCGCGTTGGGCGGCAGCGCGTTTCTGGCCTCCGACGGGACGGTGGTTAAATTGGCTGGCGCTCAGGGTTGCCTTTCAACCGAGCAGATTGCATTTGCAGGCCTACAGGCGACGTGCGCCATGATCTCGCTGGCCGGGTTGATCGCGGTACTCGCCGAGGCAAAGGCGGCGGCAGGCGACGCGTTTCCGTGCCACGTCCTCGGCCAAAATCGGGGCACGCCGCCGGTGCATTATGCCGAATGCTTCTTCAACAAGGATGGTGCAGTGCAATCGATATCCGAGACGCTCATCGGCAGGGGACTGGCTTTCGCAGCACGTGACCGCGCCGGCTGGCCGATATTTCCAGACTATGCCAAGGTTGAGGAAGATGCGCACAGGAAGCGGGTCGGAATCTGGGCAAATACCTATTTCGTCCACCCCTACGGTGAACGCCATCGCGCCAATCCTTCCATGAAATGA
- a CDS encoding thermonuclease family protein, translating into MSTLLASGFYAGITIMPMLGGSTLPGAARPAPITLVQAHGGGGLVEDSKIEGQTGFAPFPAQAQFETGDTWVSGGRRYRLYGLQTCLRGTSVTISPGAVRDCGQLNLIMAQAMIRDTRPVCTTIRNIDQNNAVVACQTTTGERRYDLATYMIAQGWGFAAIDDTGQLIVPGYRVAEESARSARAGLWAYSDMPHPIPVLTKIAGAQR; encoded by the coding sequence ATGTCCACGCTCCTAGCTTCTGGCTTCTACGCCGGGATCACCATCATGCCCATGCTTGGAGGCTCGACCCTTCCTGGAGCGGCACGCCCTGCTCCGATCACGCTGGTTCAGGCGCATGGAGGTGGAGGTCTAGTCGAGGACAGCAAGATCGAGGGTCAAACTGGATTTGCTCCCTTTCCAGCGCAGGCGCAATTCGAAACAGGCGATACCTGGGTTTCAGGCGGACGGCGATATCGTCTCTACGGCCTGCAGACGTGTCTTCGAGGGACGTCTGTCACGATTTCCCCGGGCGCTGTGCGAGACTGTGGCCAGCTCAACCTCATTATGGCGCAGGCAATGATAAGAGACACCAGGCCGGTCTGCACGACGATCAGAAATATCGACCAGAACAACGCTGTGGTTGCCTGCCAGACGACGACAGGTGAACGGCGTTATGATCTGGCAACCTATATGATTGCCCAGGGATGGGGATTTGCGGCGATTGACGACACCGGTCAGTTGATCGTCCCCGGATATAGGGTGGCGGAGGAGAGTGCGCGATCAGCGCGCGCGGGCCTCTGGGCGTATTCGGATATGCCGCACCCGATCCCGGTCCTCACAAAAATTGCCGGAGCGCAGCGATGA
- a CDS encoding thermonuclease family protein → MRTVPFSIILFTLTATGSLGQNRPADLPRQIYGKVQVVDTTTFEFKRSGQAVRLAGYEAPRIEQTALSDGVTWPAGQVARAWMILRTLGHDVNCTPIDRDGRGMILAHCFVGETNLAATAIAEGIGYAFNYRGEPQVPAYFDIERKARGLGYGVWSSPDLLPPWLYTASVATGDTDKGPSPDHDSGLPLPLPVSPNNSLSLSNTHGG, encoded by the coding sequence ATGAGAACTGTACCGTTCTCAATTATATTGTTCACACTGACGGCGACAGGATCGCTAGGGCAGAACCGTCCGGCCGACCTGCCCCGGCAGATCTATGGAAAAGTTCAGGTCGTTGATACCACGACGTTTGAATTCAAAAGGAGCGGACAGGCGGTGCGGCTTGCCGGATATGAAGCCCCTCGCATCGAACAGACGGCGTTGAGCGATGGTGTAACGTGGCCAGCGGGTCAGGTTGCGCGCGCATGGATGATCCTTCGTACACTCGGACACGACGTCAATTGTACTCCGATCGACCGCGACGGAAGGGGCATGATCCTCGCCCATTGTTTTGTCGGGGAGACGAACCTTGCCGCGACGGCGATTGCAGAAGGCATAGGCTACGCATTCAACTATCGCGGCGAGCCTCAGGTGCCGGCCTATTTCGATATTGAAAGGAAGGCCAGAGGGCTCGGTTACGGCGTCTGGTCCTCGCCAGATCTGCTTCCTCCGTGGCTTTACACCGCATCGGTGGCCACTGGAGACACGGACAAAGGCCCTTCGCCAGACCACGACAGCGGCTTACCTCTGCCGTTGCCTGTGAGCCCGAACAATTCCCTGTCGCTCAGTAACACGCACGGAGGCTGA
- a CDS encoding helix-turn-helix domain-containing protein — protein MPRLKGDASNDRQDVPRLTSLSFQERLAIGLDRLKSERGLTNKELGEQLGVSEAYMSQVTRGMRDVKLTTLDKMTREWNVTIEDLFTVTDDDLARIAAKKARRSKRKPPKPVS, from the coding sequence ATGCCACGGCTGAAGGGCGATGCCTCCAATGACCGGCAAGACGTCCCGCGCCTGACATCTCTTTCCTTTCAGGAAAGACTTGCCATTGGTCTGGACCGTTTGAAGTCCGAGCGCGGATTGACGAACAAGGAGCTCGGCGAGCAACTCGGGGTGTCGGAAGCCTATATGTCGCAAGTGACCCGCGGAATGCGGGACGTGAAGCTGACCACGCTCGACAAGATGACCCGAGAGTGGAATGTCACGATAGAGGATTTGTTCACGGTTACTGACGACGATCTCGCCCGCATTGCTGCGAAGAAGGCGCGCCGAAGCAAGAGGAAGCCCCCCAAGCCAGTTTCCTGA
- a CDS encoding type IV secretory system conjugative DNA transfer family protein: MASVDTDTQADRPKWTELQRASTFTFPVAVLGAFAVWLLFFTLIYDAYVTSFGSTSYYDYIAQARLLDSLVYTWSIVRARNTVGLSLLALSLATPFLFFLLCLWMLKGGRALSRKILYLLHIRSMFTLIAHSALIFAAAYGGVAVYGIVFYLVATRAGGHVDIADYYSNHLAAMYQAPFGATDAAGAYRKPSRQTVLGALAGLGAAGALVGVPIGAAIQKRQRMIMGKARLATLKDASDFQLRDKYGIVLGLKQGLLLRNDGDQHVMVIGSPGQGKSRGFVIPTMMSFKGSQVVLDMSGELFEETSGYLKDRGYEIFLLAPGSNFTDGYNPLDLISADPNQRITDLQKLTQMLLPERLRSDSSDFWEESARILLTAMLGFVLECPDTRKSLSELYRILNSMSDERKVIIQLLENYEAVLSDQTRMQLTKFAGRHEKLGEGIAAEIVAKLNFLQNPLVEALTSITSIPIDAIRKRKAVIYVQADWNAIQIYERLISMFIQQMADKLVQMGRLRNGEHEVLMMLDEFGNGGRIDTVLTLAPLIRKNGVRFVFILQDGAQLERLYQRSGQKILMGASTIKLFMNFQNQEDATAVSMAAGRTTEWVEQSSYTHRHGRRDRSIAKVPVSVDLLPVNTLMMMKPEEAILQVTGMPLMRIMKLDSGGERMFSKARKFKPATRPCMEPVEWTIADSDAVKPIVADPEAAIPSKTRSPPPGTQTEIDLGAVQRPPQPQNMRFIVKDGVRYVYISSLDELRHRLDLDEKREAGVSPEDLPKGNGVREPDSRRNGPAGRQEKDAGGNRAPVLAEEGSDVEIDIDREKLARSVYSGSPGKARNPPGRTPDSRDQGGERSIGPAILQRQEVREVFGADIKALNDVIFQRADGASFEPATLNADVELLIGRLCERLASESSKAILQEFADVARDPLGEERTQVETDGGVD, from the coding sequence ATGGCAAGCGTCGACACGGACACGCAGGCTGATCGCCCGAAGTGGACGGAGCTTCAGAGAGCTTCGACCTTCACTTTTCCGGTCGCCGTACTCGGGGCTTTCGCGGTGTGGCTGTTGTTCTTCACGCTGATCTACGACGCCTATGTTACGTCATTCGGATCGACCTCCTATTACGACTACATCGCTCAGGCTCGTCTCCTCGATAGCCTTGTTTATACATGGTCCATCGTCCGGGCCCGCAACACGGTCGGGCTGTCGCTGCTCGCCCTCTCCCTCGCCACGCCGTTCCTGTTTTTCCTGCTGTGCCTGTGGATGCTGAAAGGGGGTAGGGCGCTATCGCGGAAGATCCTCTATCTCCTTCACATCAGGTCGATGTTCACCCTGATTGCACACTCGGCACTCATCTTCGCCGCCGCCTATGGCGGTGTCGCCGTCTACGGGATCGTTTTTTACCTCGTGGCGACAAGGGCCGGCGGACATGTCGATATTGCCGACTACTATAGCAATCACCTTGCAGCGATGTATCAGGCACCCTTCGGTGCGACCGACGCGGCAGGCGCATATCGGAAGCCCTCGCGACAGACAGTGCTCGGCGCACTGGCGGGCCTGGGGGCAGCAGGCGCGCTAGTCGGGGTTCCAATCGGTGCCGCGATCCAGAAACGCCAAAGGATGATCATGGGCAAAGCGCGGCTGGCAACCTTAAAAGATGCCTCCGACTTTCAGTTGCGTGACAAGTATGGCATCGTGCTCGGCTTGAAACAGGGGCTGCTTCTGCGCAATGACGGCGACCAGCATGTGATGGTCATCGGCTCGCCTGGACAGGGCAAATCGCGCGGCTTCGTCATCCCGACCATGATGAGTTTTAAGGGCTCGCAGGTCGTTCTCGATATGAGCGGTGAGCTTTTCGAGGAAACCTCAGGCTACCTTAAGGACAGGGGCTACGAGATTTTCCTGCTTGCACCGGGGTCCAATTTCACCGACGGCTACAATCCGCTGGATCTGATCAGTGCCGATCCCAACCAGAGGATCACAGACCTGCAGAAGCTCACGCAGATGCTGCTCCCGGAACGTCTGCGATCCGATTCCTCCGATTTCTGGGAGGAAAGCGCCAGGATCCTGCTGACGGCAATGCTGGGTTTCGTGCTCGAATGCCCTGATACCCGCAAGTCGCTCAGCGAACTCTACCGTATTCTCAACTCGATGTCGGATGAGCGCAAGGTGATCATTCAGCTTCTGGAAAACTACGAGGCCGTCCTGTCCGACCAGACCCGTATGCAACTGACCAAATTCGCCGGGCGCCACGAAAAGCTCGGGGAGGGCATTGCAGCGGAGATCGTCGCCAAGCTCAATTTTCTGCAGAACCCGCTGGTCGAGGCACTGACATCGATTACGTCAATCCCAATAGACGCCATCAGAAAACGGAAAGCGGTGATTTACGTTCAGGCCGACTGGAATGCCATTCAGATCTACGAACGGCTGATCTCGATGTTTATCCAGCAAATGGCCGACAAGCTCGTGCAGATGGGACGGTTGCGCAACGGCGAGCACGAAGTACTGATGATGCTCGACGAGTTCGGCAATGGTGGCCGCATCGACACTGTCCTGACACTCGCGCCGCTGATCCGCAAGAACGGCGTTCGCTTCGTGTTCATTCTGCAGGATGGCGCCCAACTCGAACGGCTTTACCAGCGCTCTGGCCAAAAGATCCTCATGGGTGCATCGACGATTAAGCTGTTCATGAACTTCCAGAACCAGGAGGACGCGACGGCGGTGTCGATGGCAGCCGGCAGGACGACGGAGTGGGTCGAGCAGTCATCCTATACCCATCGCCATGGTCGCCGCGATCGATCGATTGCAAAGGTGCCGGTTTCGGTCGATCTTTTGCCGGTTAATACGCTGATGATGATGAAACCCGAGGAGGCGATCCTCCAGGTCACCGGCATGCCGCTGATGCGTATCATGAAACTGGACTCCGGTGGCGAGCGCATGTTTTCGAAGGCGCGAAAGTTCAAGCCAGCGACACGGCCATGCATGGAGCCGGTCGAATGGACGATCGCTGATAGCGACGCAGTCAAGCCAATCGTGGCGGACCCTGAGGCGGCCATCCCTTCGAAAACGAGAAGCCCGCCGCCCGGGACTCAAACCGAGATCGACTTAGGCGCCGTGCAGCGACCGCCGCAACCACAGAATATGCGCTTCATCGTCAAGGACGGGGTACGCTACGTCTATATATCATCGCTCGACGAACTTCGTCATCGCCTGGATCTCGACGAGAAACGTGAGGCCGGTGTCAGTCCGGAAGACCTGCCCAAGGGGAACGGCGTGCGGGAACCTGATAGCCGAAGGAACGGGCCGGCCGGCCGGCAGGAGAAAGACGCCGGAGGCAACCGTGCTCCTGTCCTTGCCGAGGAGGGTAGCGATGTCGAGATTGATATCGATCGGGAGAAGCTGGCCCGTAGCGTCTATTCAGGATCTCCAGGAAAAGCGCGAAATCCACCAGGTCGCACTCCGGATTCTCGAGACCAAGGCGGCGAGCGCTCCATCGGCCCGGCCATTCTTCAACGTCAAGAGGTCCGGGAGGTATTCGGAGCGGATATCAAAGCCTTGAATGACGTGATTTTCCAACGGGCTGATGGCGCCTCATTCGAGCCAGCGACGCTGAACGCCGATGTCGAGCTTTTGATTGGACGTCTCTGCGAACGCCTGGCGAGCGAGAGTTCAAAAGCCATTCTGCAGGAGTTCGCTGACGTTGCGCGAGATCCGCTGGGTGAGGAGAGGACGCAGGTCGAGACCGATGGTGGCGTCGACTAG
- the virB11 gene encoding P-type DNA transfer ATPase VirB11, protein MNARLSISAEQHFLSEALEPIKTFLDDPGVVEISCQRSNEIWLERIGQLSMVRQAVDGLDQEAIRHMASRAASFTKQTVNAENPLLSATLVDGERVQFILNPTSATGHAFSIRKQFIRRFDLDDYEKAGAFRFTKVTGDDYIDDVDIELSRLLRAGRARGFLELAAVHHRSMLISGGTSTGKTTFLNTMLTAIPNNERFVLMQDTAELEPCQENVVSLLVSKGGQGEARVTMTDLLASALRLRPDRIFMGELRGDEAFDFINAINTGHPGSMSTIHANSPHHAFNRLSTLVLNSNVRMERDDIIRYIRSIIPIVVQLKKSDAAGGRGVSEIYFADEVDEDGKRRHGHAG, encoded by the coding sequence ATGAATGCTCGTTTATCGATCTCCGCCGAACAACACTTCCTGTCCGAGGCGCTCGAGCCCATCAAGACGTTTCTTGACGATCCCGGTGTGGTCGAGATCTCCTGTCAGCGCAGCAATGAGATCTGGCTGGAACGCATCGGTCAGCTCAGCATGGTGAGGCAGGCGGTCGATGGGCTCGACCAGGAGGCGATTCGTCACATGGCGTCCCGCGCGGCGTCGTTCACCAAGCAGACCGTCAATGCCGAGAACCCGTTGCTGTCCGCTACCCTGGTCGATGGTGAGCGCGTGCAGTTCATCCTCAATCCGACCTCGGCGACAGGACACGCTTTTTCGATCCGCAAGCAATTCATACGCCGGTTCGATCTCGACGACTATGAAAAGGCCGGCGCGTTCCGATTCACCAAGGTCACCGGCGACGACTATATCGACGATGTCGATATCGAGTTGTCACGTTTGCTGCGGGCCGGAAGGGCACGCGGATTCTTAGAGCTTGCGGCTGTCCATCACCGCAGCATGTTGATCTCTGGTGGCACGTCGACCGGCAAGACAACGTTTCTCAACACCATGCTCACCGCCATTCCGAACAACGAGCGGTTCGTCTTGATGCAGGATACTGCAGAACTGGAGCCTTGCCAGGAAAACGTCGTTTCACTGCTGGTTTCGAAAGGAGGACAGGGCGAGGCCCGGGTGACGATGACCGATCTCCTTGCGTCGGCGTTGCGCCTGCGGCCGGATCGCATTTTTATGGGCGAGCTGCGCGGTGACGAGGCCTTCGACTTTATCAACGCGATCAATACCGGCCATCCGGGCTCGATGTCGACGATCCACGCCAACTCACCGCATCACGCTTTTAACCGACTGTCGACGCTGGTGCTCAACAGCAACGTCCGCATGGAGCGCGACGACATCATCCGCTACATCCGCTCGATCATTCCGATCGTGGTCCAGTTGAAGAAGAGCGATGCCGCCGGTGGCCGCGGTGTCAGCGAGATTTACTTTGCCGACGAGGTGGATGAAGATGGCAAGCGTCGACACGGACACGCAGGCTGA
- the virB10 gene encoding type IV secretion system protein VirB10, protein MSDPNYHSIDTDTAIGGQVRRSGIGLMRPMAVVVAIAGIGVVLYFLFSGGEREPTVDTTPREEFRPVQAPRNEGFNPPAPPPLPTVQVPEAPPPPQPPLPEPVVPAPVQIAPPVDVDCSRGNNPDNPRCIELARQAKLLERVRSTAVVFDQSEQRNGSASASSDASGAGLVGANGSSGAPSGGNPDAGGATDGDRAFLKAMGGQGVEVSTATENRRIDAWIPQGTMIRGTLETAVNSDLAGMVKAIVREDVYSFDGRHILIPAGSSLIGDYKSGVERGQERLFIVWTRMIRGDGVSVQLGSYGTDRLGRSGMTGVVDRKYWERFGPPALMTMIGGVTQYIAQLGQKQDRNITIVNTDGTVTSIPQDNGTTSQDRAREIAAETIASGIRQLATEAFQDTKNIKPTIHIAQGSDITVFVTRDLDFSDLYPDPVREAFERLRRKKLGK, encoded by the coding sequence ATGTCGGATCCGAACTATCACTCGATCGACACCGATACCGCAATTGGCGGCCAGGTCCGGCGATCCGGGATCGGGTTGATGCGTCCGATGGCTGTGGTGGTCGCGATCGCCGGTATCGGCGTTGTTCTCTACTTCCTGTTTTCCGGCGGTGAGCGGGAACCGACCGTCGACACGACGCCTCGGGAAGAATTCCGCCCGGTTCAGGCGCCGAGGAACGAGGGCTTCAATCCGCCGGCGCCGCCGCCCTTGCCGACCGTCCAGGTACCAGAGGCTCCTCCGCCCCCGCAACCCCCGCTGCCGGAACCAGTCGTGCCGGCCCCGGTCCAGATCGCGCCGCCGGTCGATGTCGATTGCTCCAGGGGAAACAATCCCGACAATCCAAGATGTATCGAGCTCGCCCGACAGGCGAAGCTTCTCGAGCGTGTCCGCTCGACCGCTGTCGTCTTCGATCAATCCGAGCAGAGGAACGGATCCGCATCGGCTTCCTCCGATGCTTCGGGAGCCGGCCTGGTCGGCGCGAACGGCTCGTCTGGGGCGCCCTCCGGTGGAAACCCCGATGCCGGCGGCGCTACAGATGGCGACCGCGCCTTCCTGAAGGCGATGGGTGGCCAGGGAGTGGAGGTCTCGACGGCCACTGAGAACCGGCGCATCGATGCCTGGATCCCGCAGGGGACGATGATCCGCGGTACGCTCGAAACGGCTGTGAATTCCGATCTCGCCGGCATGGTGAAGGCGATCGTCCGGGAGGATGTCTATTCCTTCGACGGCCGCCACATCCTCATTCCCGCAGGCTCCTCGTTGATCGGCGACTACAAGTCCGGTGTCGAACGCGGGCAGGAGCGCCTCTTCATCGTCTGGACCCGGATGATACGTGGCGATGGTGTTTCGGTCCAACTTGGCTCCTACGGCACCGACCGTCTCGGCCGCTCCGGCATGACCGGCGTCGTCGACCGGAAATATTGGGAGCGGTTCGGGCCGCCGGCGCTGATGACGATGATCGGCGGTGTGACTCAATACATCGCCCAGCTCGGTCAGAAACAGGATCGCAATATCACGATCGTCAATACGGACGGAACCGTGACCAGCATTCCCCAGGACAACGGAACCACCTCGCAGGATCGCGCACGCGAGATCGCTGCAGAGACCATCGCGTCAGGCATTCGGCAGCTTGCGACGGAGGCGTTCCAGGACACTAAAAACATCAAGCCGACGATCCATATCGCCCAAGGCTCCGATATCACCGTGTTCGTCACACGAGATCTGGATTTCTCCGATCTCTATCCAGACCCGGTCCGCGAAGCGTTTGAGCGCTTGCGCAGAAAGAAGCTCGGCAAATGA
- a CDS encoding TrbG/VirB9 family P-type conjugative transfer protein — protein sequence MKRRMWITALSLFLASSAAQAELLARPGRLDPRVRTLPYSAEQVFVLTGTYGMVTTILFGADEQITQVVAGDTVSWQILTSADRRSLTLKPMEKDAPTNLSVVTTKRTYSFDLEVNDSKSIQNQTYNLRFIYPEDTGLKGTAELWKQAQDAERNPNIKNIRRDKVNYDYGFKGSDAAKPLWVFDDGLKTFMKFTGDVPAVFIVDAKRRESLVNYRREADYIVIDTVSRQWTLRYGTENETCLFNLRTAPADVPAPIEGAVAPKRLGSSGLRSEPKSR from the coding sequence ATGAAGCGCAGGATGTGGATAACCGCCCTGTCGCTGTTCTTGGCGAGCTCGGCTGCCCAGGCTGAACTTCTCGCCCGCCCCGGCAGGCTCGACCCCCGGGTGCGGACACTGCCGTATTCGGCAGAGCAGGTGTTTGTTCTGACCGGCACCTACGGGATGGTCACGACAATCCTGTTCGGCGCGGACGAACAGATCACGCAGGTCGTCGCAGGGGATACAGTGTCCTGGCAGATCCTGACATCGGCCGATCGCCGTTCGCTGACCCTGAAACCGATGGAAAAGGACGCCCCGACCAACCTCTCGGTGGTGACGACCAAACGCACCTATTCCTTCGACCTCGAAGTGAACGACAGCAAGTCTATCCAGAACCAAACATACAACCTGCGATTCATTTACCCGGAAGATACCGGCCTGAAGGGAACGGCAGAGCTCTGGAAGCAGGCCCAGGACGCCGAGCGAAATCCGAACATCAAGAATATTCGCCGCGACAAGGTCAATTACGACTACGGCTTCAAGGGCAGTGATGCAGCCAAGCCGCTCTGGGTCTTCGACGACGGGCTGAAGACCTTCATGAAGTTCACAGGCGATGTGCCCGCCGTCTTCATCGTCGACGCCAAACGTCGAGAAAGCCTCGTGAATTATCGACGGGAGGCGGATTACATCGTCATCGACACTGTCTCGCGGCAATGGACGCTGCGCTACGGCACTGAGAACGAGACCTGCCTGTTCAATCTTCGCACAGCCCCTGCCGATGTGCCGGCCCCGATCGAAGGTGCCGTGGCGCCAAAGCGGCTCGGCTCCAGTGGGCTCCGGTCCGAACCCAAGTCACGATAG
- a CDS encoding virB8 family protein: MALFRRQLKAAPADRVPGPQDIYDQHLSWGEKNRSLRTLIGLILLVFAVAGWIVAGVLSFSVAQLFPLVRTEVVPLIVDKNTGYMETVTTLDKVRTNVSEIQAVRASFVGNYVIRRETYDPRYLSENFDMIALWSEPGSPAFKDYSDWMNPSNPRGPVKTLGTTGEIRPEILSVNPLNQTTMSVRFETRERQRGGEVVNRWSATVRYKQINLPASNRVRLYNPLGFVVTEYVKVPETMPSGLVQ, from the coding sequence TTGGCATTGTTCAGACGGCAATTGAAGGCGGCGCCAGCCGACCGTGTCCCCGGTCCCCAGGATATCTACGACCAGCATCTTTCCTGGGGCGAGAAGAACCGCTCCCTTCGCACCTTGATCGGTCTCATCCTGCTGGTCTTCGCAGTGGCCGGCTGGATCGTCGCCGGCGTGCTTTCTTTTTCGGTGGCGCAACTGTTTCCGCTCGTGCGCACAGAGGTCGTGCCGCTGATCGTCGATAAAAACACCGGTTACATGGAAACCGTCACCACACTCGACAAGGTCCGCACGAACGTCTCCGAGATCCAGGCAGTTCGCGCCTCGTTCGTCGGCAATTATGTCATCCGCCGCGAAACCTACGATCCACGCTATCTGTCCGAGAACTTCGACATGATTGCGCTGTGGTCGGAGCCGGGTTCGCCGGCGTTCAAGGATTATTCGGACTGGATGAATCCCTCCAATCCCAGAGGTCCGGTGAAGACGCTCGGAACGACTGGTGAGATCAGACCGGAAATCCTGTCGGTCAATCCACTCAATCAGACGACGATGTCGGTCCGGTTTGAAACGAGAGAGCGCCAGCGTGGCGGCGAGGTCGTCAACCGGTGGTCCGCAACTGTTCGCTATAAACAGATCAACCTTCCCGCCAGCAATCGGGTCCGGCTTTACAATCCGCTCGGCTTCGTGGTCACCGAATATGTGAAGGTCCCCGAGACCATGCCTTCGGGGCTCGTTCAATGA